In Ignavibacteria bacterium, a single genomic region encodes these proteins:
- the pglX gene encoding BREX-1 system adenine-specific DNA-methyltransferase PglX: MANIQEIIKSSGFINESKAILIEDCLTQLEGTFGIKSDGSFENISSLPNLKKFLKDYEIREKLEEYFNIQVSTGKKTIEIMSSIVKEYAFTYLNRFVALKMMEERKIIKQSFSRAFESNNFKFYLADNPEIEKIWKQGKVYESYERFLNWLFTDLSKDEEIKVLFDPENICSLLFPQEKTLRNLFEILNKDSLKDIWKEDEVIGWVYQYFIEDEKEKVFNKIYKEKKKLGLRDIPAATQIFTPKWIVKFLVENTLGRLWIRMHPNSKLREKMQYFVPNEQDNDLIPLKKVCDITLLDPACGTMHFGMYAFDIFYEMYLEEINNAGNDGWLKEVSVKDLNQIPQFIIEYNIYGIDIDLRAIQLSALSLYLKAKSINKNISLGKYNLTYTDIPPFSEDVLNKFVKELPVEHEITKKLLLQILPVFNKAYYLGSLLKIEELVESFVEKEKVTLEKIYQYDLFSDGKKTKQMELDLQIDRKIIWEDVKTEIREALFKFSESNKEKTGAFIAGESVKGINLIDALIKKHDIIVSNPPYSGKRNWPEYLSKDLKEIYEKKSGDLYTCFIDRCIDSVTFDGFLGLVTIHTFMFTSSNEEIRKRIIEETQIETLVHLGTKTEFEVANKTAQGFVMYALQKKIKDNSKRNGVYFRVVSEEDVEKQVAFLNGLKLLLNKSDNQYINYYIIDQSKLKIIPSWPFVYWISDGIRNLFSKKLLSDVAIARQGLATSDNFRFLRLWWEVDKNNIFFNCHDKEESLKSDKKWYPYMKGGEVRKWYGNQEYLINWKKDGKELKEWASYLYKSWSRIIKNVDLYYKEGATYSFLTISNLSVRFLPIGFIFDVAGSTIYPQKIDNIVLIGLLNSKLLSFLIKLISPTVNYQVGDLSRLPVPDINSSTYNIINFKQSVQNCVDIMKSLVDKDELSWNFVNPTDWTSGLIEALEFEMKLLKYETEISKYCYKLFNVSTKDIKSIEEDFGKLPGDMDNINDIKNKSLEKIEIYYLKKHIPSEVLKQTSEVVNEDDIEDENSENKNNLKISRKILRFLTLEEICLASGFHPDTVCNYIITNKLERPEEKYELAVRWISYAIGILMGRFDYKEVKADDDGICVLDEGHADDLPKNIYNSLEIILNDKKALEIVETINRGTTDNPIEVLRKFLSREFFIDWHLPMYKKRPTYWLLQSKKKNYGFYIYNLKFTNESLYSLIQKYIIPKLQLENAKLKDLIIKRNTSFGTEKRKIETEISRVEDLLDEIEIFKKDIQEVIDTEFKPDIDDGVILNMALIYKLIPSWKEPEKFYKELKEGKYEWSSVSKTLFQKKK, encoded by the coding sequence ATGGCTAATATTCAAGAAATAATTAAAAGTTCAGGATTTATTAATGAATCAAAAGCAATTTTGATTGAAGATTGTTTAACTCAATTAGAAGGTACATTTGGAATTAAATCTGATGGTAGTTTTGAAAATATTTCTTCTTTACCTAATCTAAAAAAGTTTTTAAAAGATTACGAAATAAGAGAAAAACTCGAGGAATATTTTAATATTCAGGTCAGTACAGGGAAAAAAACTATTGAAATAATGTCTTCAATAGTTAAAGAATATGCTTTTACTTACCTTAACAGGTTTGTTGCTTTAAAAATGATGGAAGAACGAAAGATTATTAAGCAATCCTTCTCAAGGGCTTTTGAATCCAACAATTTTAAATTCTATTTGGCTGATAATCCGGAAATAGAAAAAATCTGGAAGCAAGGAAAAGTATATGAATCTTATGAAAGATTTTTAAATTGGCTTTTTACTGATTTATCGAAAGATGAAGAGATAAAAGTTTTGTTTGATCCTGAAAATATTTGTTCTTTATTATTTCCTCAAGAAAAAACATTAAGGAATTTATTTGAGATATTAAACAAAGACTCATTGAAAGATATTTGGAAAGAAGATGAGGTAATAGGATGGGTTTATCAGTATTTTATAGAAGATGAGAAAGAAAAAGTATTTAATAAAATATACAAAGAAAAGAAAAAGCTAGGATTAAGAGATATTCCGGCAGCAACTCAGATTTTCACTCCTAAATGGATAGTAAAATTTCTTGTTGAAAATACACTTGGAAGACTTTGGATTAGAATGCATCCTAATTCAAAATTGAGAGAAAAGATGCAGTATTTTGTTCCTAATGAACAAGATAATGATTTAATTCCTCTTAAAAAAGTTTGTGATATTACTCTTCTTGATCCGGCTTGTGGAACAATGCATTTCGGAATGTATGCATTTGATATTTTTTACGAAATGTATCTCGAAGAAATTAATAATGCAGGAAATGATGGTTGGTTAAAGGAAGTATCAGTCAAAGATTTAAATCAAATTCCGCAATTTATTATTGAGTATAATATCTATGGGATTGATATAGACCTCAGAGCAATTCAGCTTTCTGCTTTATCGCTTTATTTAAAAGCAAAATCAATAAATAAAAACATATCTCTTGGAAAATATAACCTGACTTATACCGATATTCCCCCGTTTTCTGAAGATGTACTCAATAAATTTGTTAAAGAACTTCCAGTAGAACATGAAATAACAAAAAAACTACTTTTACAAATTCTACCGGTATTTAATAAAGCTTATTATTTAGGTTCATTATTAAAAATTGAAGAATTAGTTGAATCTTTTGTTGAAAAAGAAAAAGTAACTCTTGAAAAAATATACCAATATGATTTGTTCAGTGATGGAAAAAAAACTAAGCAAATGGAATTAGACCTTCAAATTGATAGGAAAATTATATGGGAAGATGTAAAAACAGAAATTAGAGAAGCATTGTTTAAATTTTCGGAATCCAATAAAGAAAAAACTGGAGCGTTTATTGCGGGTGAATCAGTAAAAGGAATAAATTTAATTGATGCGTTAATCAAAAAGCATGATATAATAGTTTCGAATCCACCTTATAGTGGTAAGAGAAATTGGCCGGAATATCTAAGTAAAGATTTAAAAGAAATATATGAAAAAAAATCCGGCGATTTATACACATGTTTTATTGATAGATGTATTGATTCTGTAACATTTGACGGTTTTCTCGGGCTTGTTACTATTCACACATTTATGTTTACAAGTTCAAATGAGGAGATAAGAAAAAGAATAATTGAAGAAACTCAGATAGAAACACTAGTCCATTTAGGAACAAAGACAGAATTCGAAGTAGCGAATAAGACAGCTCAAGGATTCGTAATGTATGCATTACAGAAAAAAATAAAAGATAACTCAAAACGAAATGGAGTATATTTTAGAGTCGTTAGCGAAGAAGATGTTGAAAAACAAGTAGCTTTTTTAAATGGACTAAAATTATTGTTGAATAAATCTGACAACCAATATATAAATTATTATATTATTGACCAATCTAAATTAAAAATTATTCCTTCTTGGCCTTTTGTTTATTGGATAAGTGATGGGATAAGAAATTTATTTTCAAAGAAATTATTGTCAGATGTTGCTATTGCAAGGCAAGGGCTTGCTACATCAGACAATTTTAGGTTTTTAAGGTTATGGTGGGAGGTAGATAAGAATAATATTTTCTTTAATTGTCACGATAAGGAGGAATCATTAAAATCTGATAAAAAATGGTATCCTTATATGAAAGGAGGAGAAGTTAGAAAATGGTATGGTAATCAAGAGTATCTTATAAATTGGAAAAAAGACGGGAAGGAATTAAAAGAGTGGGCATCTTATCTTTATAAATCGTGGTCACGTATTATTAAAAATGTTGATTTATATTATAAGGAAGGGGCAACCTACTCATTTTTAACAATAAGTAATTTAAGTGTAAGATTTTTACCTATTGGCTTTATTTTCGATGTAGCTGGTTCTACAATATATCCCCAAAAAATTGATAACATAGTACTAATTGGATTGTTGAACTCTAAACTTCTATCTTTTTTAATAAAACTTATAAGCCCTACTGTGAATTATCAAGTCGGTGATTTGTCTCGATTACCAGTTCCGGATATAAATTCTTCAACATATAATATTATTAACTTCAAACAATCTGTTCAAAATTGTGTAGATATAATGAAATCTTTAGTTGATAAAGATGAATTAAGTTGGAATTTTGTAAATCCGACCGACTGGACTTCAGGATTAATCGAAGCATTAGAATTTGAGATGAAACTATTAAAATATGAAACCGAAATAAGTAAATATTGCTATAAATTATTTAATGTTTCGACCAAAGATATTAAAAGTATAGAAGAAGATTTTGGAAAACTACCAGGAGATATGGATAATATTAATGATATAAAGAACAAAAGTTTAGAAAAAATTGAAATATATTATTTAAAAAAACATATTCCCTCTGAAGTATTAAAACAGACTTCTGAAGTAGTTAATGAAGATGATATTGAAGATGAAAACAGTGAAAATAAAAATAATTTAAAAATTTCTAGAAAAATATTAAGATTTCTAACTTTAGAGGAAATTTGTCTTGCCTCCGGTTTTCATCCGGATACGGTGTGTAATTATATAATTACAAATAAATTAGAAAGACCTGAAGAAAAATACGAACTGGCGGTAAGGTGGATATCTTATGCAATCGGAATTTTAATGGGACGATTTGATTATAAAGAAGTAAAAGCTGACGATGATGGAATTTGTGTTTTAGATGAAGGGCATGCTGACGACCTTCCAAAAAATATTTATAACTCACTTGAAATAATACTGAATGATAAAAAAGCATTAGAAATTGTTGAAACAATTAATCGAGGAACAACTGACAATCCTATAGAGGTATTAAGAAAATTCTTAAGCAGAGAGTTCTTTATTGATTGGCATTTACCCATGTATAAAAAGCGACCAACATACTGGTTGTTACAATCGAAGAAAAAAAACTATGGATTTTATATTTATAATTTAAAATTTACGAACGAATCTCTATATTCATTAATTCAGAAATATATAATTCCTAAATTACAACTTGAAAATGCTAAGCTAAAGGATTTAATCATTAAACGTAATACTTCTTTTGGAACGGAAAAAAGAAAAATTGAAACAGAAATCTCCAGAGTTGAAGATTTATTAGATGAAATTGAAATATTTAAAAAAGATATTCAAGAAGTAATTGATACAGAATTTAAGCCGGATATAGATGATGGAGTAATTCTAAATATGGCTCTTATTTATAAACTTATACCAAGCTGGAAAGAACCAGAAAAGTTTTATAAAGAATTGAAAGAAGGAAAATATGAATGGTCATCTGTATCAAAAACACTTTTTCAAAAAAAGAAATAA
- a CDS encoding BREX protein BrxB domain-containing protein, translated as MSSLREQLEQLEKDLSFDKIAISPYHDLPFAIFRYEPNLEFEMRKEIKLLATRLNNKSKNIELISLADLYYESISNEGGIESLSNEEKEFKFERAQESLNVILSDPDYTPITKLLEEKLNKISKNNTIVFLYRAGVFAPNAYKISVLLDYMKGKTDIPCVLFYPGSLKDNILYFMDLFDQPPGSYHVNIYNK; from the coding sequence ATGTCATCATTAAGAGAACAACTTGAACAATTAGAAAAGGATTTATCTTTTGATAAGATTGCTATAAGTCCTTACCACGATTTACCTTTTGCAATTTTTAGATATGAACCTAATTTGGAATTTGAAATGCGAAAGGAAATCAAACTATTAGCAACACGTCTGAATAATAAAAGCAAAAACATTGAATTAATATCTTTAGCTGACTTATATTATGAATCCATATCAAATGAAGGAGGAATAGAGTCACTCTCAAATGAAGAAAAAGAATTCAAATTTGAAAGAGCTCAGGAATCTTTAAATGTTATTTTATCTGATCCAGACTATACTCCAATAACAAAACTTTTAGAAGAGAAGCTTAATAAAATATCAAAAAATAATACAATAGTATTTCTATATCGCGCAGGAGTATTCGCACCGAATGCATATAAAATATCTGTGCTATTGGACTATATGAAAGGTAAAACAGATATCCCTTGTGTTTTATTTTACCCTGGTTCGTTGAAAGATAATATTCTTTATTTTATGGATTTATTTGATCAACCACCCGGTAGTTATCATGTAAATATTTATAATAAATAA
- a CDS encoding BrxA family protein, whose protein sequence is MKNITEKKYNSNLKRAGAAIEDSLELLRNWTDELPELDLRKKLVHENVLAKKSYRRRKDFLDFIFLPRYIRAYPEGHWKYLQILDKANIPYEILTQLLYFYTALNEPFIPYFINNYLLPRYEQGILEVTSNGTSNFIRDAISSGDINVNWTESVLGGVVTGLLNALAGFGILQGKVKRTIAPTFIQLPAFYYISFFIHTEGFSGEKILKHDYWKFFLLNEIELRHLFLEAHQQKYLWYEEISNIFKVSFFEKSFEEVVNVIIKRTT, encoded by the coding sequence ATGAAGAATATTACTGAGAAAAAATATAATTCCAATTTAAAACGTGCCGGAGCAGCGATCGAGGATTCCCTTGAGCTTTTGCGGAATTGGACAGATGAACTACCTGAACTTGATTTGCGTAAAAAATTAGTTCATGAAAATGTCTTAGCAAAAAAGAGTTATAGACGAAGAAAGGATTTCCTTGATTTTATATTTTTACCAAGATATATCAGGGCTTATCCGGAAGGTCATTGGAAATATTTACAAATACTTGATAAAGCAAATATACCATATGAGATTTTAACACAGCTACTTTACTTTTACACTGCTCTTAATGAACCCTTTATACCTTACTTTATTAATAACTATCTACTACCGCGATATGAGCAAGGTATTTTGGAAGTTACATCAAATGGAACAAGTAATTTCATTAGGGATGCAATTAGTTCAGGTGATATCAATGTTAATTGGACTGAAAGTGTCTTGGGTGGAGTAGTAACAGGTTTATTGAATGCTTTAGCAGGATTCGGTATATTACAAGGGAAAGTGAAAAGAACCATTGCTCCAACTTTCATTCAGCTTCCGGCATTTTATTATATTTCTTTTTTTATTCATACTGAAGGTTTTTCTGGAGAAAAAATACTGAAACATGATTATTGGAAGTTCTTTCTTTTAAACGAAATTGAATTACGACATTTATTTCTCGAAGCACATCAACAAAAATATTTATGGTATGAAGAAATAAGCAATATATTTAAAGTTAGTTTTTTTGAAAAATCATTTGAGGAAGTTGTAAATGTCATCATTAAGAGAACAACTTGA